In Toxoplasma gondii ME49 chromosome X, whole genome shotgun sequence, a single genomic region encodes these proteins:
- a CDS encoding hypothetical protein (encoded by transcript TGME49_235398), translated as MSLGRALSTSTSLSCEMHCRGCVNVARRTLFLPSSPSSSLPLSSCASAQSLCVSSLCPAASRCVMPQLRGIPASSPPASAVDSSLSPSPSYVSPSLWPSCSPSPFFRNSLLAASSSPASSCALRFSSVSHPRLAASRDAEGRTSTNSSSVSPSTSSKEAVFLRSFESRYGALRQEDRLKILAEKRKEILDLSPLPWERFRPVNLDAELAGQREEEKRREERRASRRDELERDKPAHLRRHKVKAQRLRQEEDDDHYITSANFSEPVELLSLAEDLHKAEIYTQTTEKLEKQWPAAGGVAKGIQGDQFFDVMAAAVREDLQDQSRPVLVNELTDHENPYCMKREALRRLVLHACTRNCLDETLTDTLLDRRADLQRLRSKARLPPEVLEPLAAFVGITRFSFDRRARLNQKVTAVQHALRQISLDGVNTAELAEGQDEPTMDAEKVEAVLSVLPENFPSDALHPHHPFRNHFGFESSVPYGVVGSISMGKGRKKIEKELARLRYPTLQRVAHSLPKDLKYRESVAHAIRVLERSRGWDFESKVKAVNALVEVWNRLAPGRTYEKILNHAFPVFRGRGMVKKTRSRAAVFNKGLKYIRSLTTQKPLHARLQKKK; from the exons ATGTCTCTCGGAAGAGCTCTCTCGACCTCGACATCTCTGTCCTGTGAGATGCACTGCAGAGGCTGCGTCAACGTCGCTCGACgcactctcttcctcccttcttctccttcttcttctcttcctctttcgtcttgtGCTTCAGCCCAgagtctgtgtgtctcttcgttgtGTCCTGCCGCTTCTCGCTGTGTTATGCCGCAGCTTCGGGGGATCCCTGCCTCCTCCCCTCCAGCATCGGCTGTCGACTcgagtctgtctccttctccgtcttacgtctctccctctctgtggCCGAGttgctctccttcgcctttcttccggaattctctcctcgctgcctcgAGTTCTCCCGCCTCGTCTTGTGCTCTCcggttctcttctgtctctcaccCGCGGTTGGCAGCTAGCCGCGATGCGGAGGGGCGCACATCCACaaactcttcttctgtgtcgcctTCAACCTCTTCCAAAGAggctgtctttcttcgttccttcgAGAGCCGCTACGGGGCCTTGAGGCAGGAAGATCGCCTGAAAATTCTCGCGGAAAAGCGGAAAGAA aTCCTCGATCTCTCGCCGCTGCCTTGGGAGAGATTTCGGCCGGTGAACTTGGACGCAGAGCTTGCAGGTCAGcgtgaagaggagaagcgacgggAGGAACGACGCGCGAGTCGCAGGGACGAACTGGAGCGGGACAAACCTGCTCATTTGAGGAGACACAAAGTCAAGGCCCAACGCctgagacaggaagaagacgacgaccACTACATCAC GTCGGCAAATTTCTCGGAGCCCGTGGAACTTCTCAGCCTAGCGGAAGATCTGCACAAAGCAGAGATCTACACacagacgacggagaaactCGAAAAGCAGTGGCCTGCGGCGGGAGGCGTCGCAAAGGGCATCCAAGGCGACCAGTTCTTCGACGTCATGGCGGCCGCCGTCAGAGAAGATCTGCAAGATCAGAG TCGGCCGGTGCTGGTGAACGAACTCACCGACCACGAAAATCCGTACTgcatgaagagagaggcacttCGTCGCCTTGTGCTGCACGCGTGTACTCGGAACTGTCTCGACGAAACGTTG ACTGACACGCTGCTCGATAGGCGTGCTGACCTCCAGAGGCTCCGAAGCAAA GCCCGCCTTCCGCCCGAGGTGTTGGAGCCTCTGGCAGCGTTTGTGGGAATCACACGATTTTCCTTTGACCGAAGAGCACGTCTGAATCAAAAGGTGAcggcagtgcagcatgcatTGCGACAGATTTCTCTTGACG GCGTGAACACGGCGGAACTGGCAGAAGGGCAGGACGAACCGACGATGGACGCTGAAAAGGTTGAGGCAGTTTTGAGTGTGCTGCCCGAAAACTTCCCTTCAGACGC ACTCCATCCTCACCACCCTTTCCGGAACCACTTTGGGTTCGAGTCTTCTGTACCATACGGAGTCGTCGGGTCGATATCGATGGGGAAAGGCCGGAAGAAAATCGAAAAGGAACTCGCAAGGCTTCG ATATCCGACTCTCCAGCGCGTCGCCCACTCTCTGCCGAAGGATTTGAAAT ATCGAGAGAGCGTCGCTCACGCCATTCGCGTTCTTGAACGATCTCGTGGATGGGATTTTGAAAGTAAAGTAAAG GCCGTCAACGCTCTCGTAGAAGTCTGGAACCGGCTGGCGCCAGGGAGAACATACGAGAAGATTCTGAACCACGCGTTCCCTGTCTTCAG aggaagaggaatgGTGAAGAAGACTCGTTCAAGGGCCGCGGTCTTCAATAAAGGATTGAAATATATTCGTTCTCTCACAACGCAGAAGCCTCTCCACGCACGACtacagaaaaagaaatga
- a CDS encoding CorA family Mg2+ transporter protein (encoded by transcript TGME49_235402~Predicted trans-membrane domain (TMHMM2.0):1067-1090) yields MATRGVATVSLPRRKPLCGERWVPRHRCCTFPFSSGFLVSSKRSSVRRHGTVSPLSSSVRRRMDSAPQETQTHQAPTQIGSERTERRSSQRGVWKLETDIFGSGKSVLRFTPRGSLSSALNSCLSASNCRTPASASTPVSAVSFCLSDARVSSLFSPFGCTVRSSSSSPCLPTCSVSTVASSSSRSSISPPVFSLSSSSPVLSIACSPFLSLRAFPCHLWAFVSLSLPPSSPLALVSDCTTPAARPRISLPAPVSSVFVSPSVRLSPRASFSSVAPAHLSSGAERRARDFDSERISRERAHAEGRSEETKKLDSDGTEGREGDYEGRKKERECKGNGAPAGVRSILSPRAQIQVCIIEPSAKPASSSSSPSSSPLPSSPSSPSSSSSPSSSSLSAPLSSLNEEGSCSDSSGPEGRAYSGKDKLFHCHYSSLSRYQLATELQLAYSDIRLLDVVRVPSSLSSLSSLSSLSSLSSFSRFPPGLFSPRVAASDGVRSCSRNHSADSEEKMERPTASRGGLVAAWSSLSSFFSHSSPETKGQKREPSSSSARSGSRPRDDRFASHAWKENLKTREEEPLALPFLPAGLDALKLQHAKILVRRTAILVQIENIGAVVTPHKLVLLHPHPSVTSALLHQLTCGEASSLSTASLLECNPPREEEHEDTPAVPASGDETVSSASPQTLSSPPFPSWGLASPRQMPFELRALEALFAVALGSLEALTKDYVDRVRLTIATLEQESTAVSRTSRNNASNAWSLATADATLFTLVHSPSLHQLMVLKNLLQDIEARLEAFRGCLSKLLSDDGDMADMYLTDRLVYTIPHAREDHADVELLLEGCLQQVDELQYDILTAKRCVIHHEELTKMHLDVCRNAYMQMNVKISLFSLTTSVAAVIAGIFGMNLPLFDSQAAPAHHEPLSSSGHSLSSSRGEENAEKAIPSAIERQQATVEVATGSSLAPSASPEQKQGLTTSSLSSPDVSCCGSRSRSCDEAGGRSAGERGETRVWSASSVASPSTLPHSLSRPEHLLAAFFPSVLASSRSGVSTGCLSSLWESVAVEEWQEAMRARRQAFSRWIVDHSFFLVSGFLILPTCACGFVFCNRLARVFALHGCSSELSMGRSQRRTTPMSKLASFFARPKAETGAFLSGKKAIRRPLFIFPALFSFNRHAARNMPFPPSTEMPTRPQSEGKREGK; encoded by the exons ATGGCGACGCGAGGAGTGGCGacggtgtctctccctcggaGAAAGCCACTGTGTGGGGAGAGGTGGGTTCCCCGTCACAGATGTTGCACTTTCCCCTTCTCGTCtggtttcctcgtttcctcgaaACGATCGTCGGTCAGGAGACACGGCaccgtctctcccctctcttcgtcggtGCGAAGGCGAATGGATTCTGCGCctcaggagacacagacgcaccAGGCACCGACACAAATCGGctcagagagaacggagaggcggTCCTCGCAACGAGGTGTCTGGAAGCTGGAAACGGACATATTCGGTTCTGGAAAATCGGTGCTCCGTTTTACTCCCAGAGGCTCGCTCTCATCGGCGCTCAACTCTTGTTTGTCTGCTTCGAACTGTAGGACGCCTGCCTCCGCCTCGACGCCTGTAtctgctgtttctttttgtctctccgacgcgcgcgtctcctctctcttctcgccttttggCTGTACTGTGCGgagctcttcctcgtctccttgtCTGCCCACATGTTCCGTCTCCactgttgcttcttcttcatctcgaTCGTCGATCTCTCCccccgtcttctcgctttcctcttcgtctcctgtcttaTCGATCGCCTGTTcgcctttcttgtctcttcgcgcCTTTCCTTGTCACCTGTgggccttcgtctctctctctttgcctccctcctctcctctcgctctcgtaTCTGACTGTACTACCCCCGCTGCTCGTCCGCGCATTTCCCTCcctgctcctgtctcctccgttttcgtctcgccgtccgttcgcctctctcctcgtgcttcgttttcctccgttGCTCCAGCGCATCTGTCTTCTGGAGCGgagaggcgagcgagagaTTTCGACTCGGAGAGGATCAGTCGGGAAAGGGCACACGCCGAAGGACGctcagaagaaacgaaaaagctcgacagcgacggcacagaagggagagaaggagactacgaaggacgaaagaaagaacgcgagTGCAAGGGAAACGGAGCTCCCGCCGGCGTCCGTTCGatcctttctcctcgcgctcAGATCCAG GTCTGCATCATTGAACCAAGCGCCAAGCctgcgtcctcgtcttcgtctccttcctcgtctccgttgccttcctcgccttcgtctccgtcttcttcttcgtctccgtcttcttcgtctctgtctgctccgTTGTCTAGTCTCAATGAAGAGGGGTCTTGTTCTGATTCTTCTGGACCAGAGGGCCGCGCGTATTCTGGGAAGGACAAGTTGTTTCACTGCCACTACAGTTCTCTTTCACGATACCAGCTGGCGACAGAGTTGCAGCTGGCCTACAGCGACATCCGGTTGCTTGACGTGGTTCGAgtgccttcgtctctctcttctctctcttctctctcttctctctcttctctctcgtccttctcgcgGTTTCCGCCCGGCCTGTTCTCGCCGCGGGTGGCTGCCTCGGACGGGGTGAGGAGCTGCTCGCGGAACCATTCggccgacagcgaggagaagatggagagaccGACGGCCAGCCGCGGCGGCCTGGTCGCTGCctggtcttctctctcgtcgtttttctctcattCTTCTCCGGAGACCAAGGGCCAGAAGCGCGAGCCGAGCAGTTCTTCTGCGCGGAGCGGCTCTCGGCCGCGGGACGACAGGTTCGCCAGTCACGCGTGGAAGGAGAATTTGAagacgcgcgaagaagaacctcTCGCGCTACCGTTTCTTCCCGCAGGTCTCGATGCCCTCAAACTCCAACACGCAAAAATCCTCGTCAGACGAACGGCCATTCTTGTGCAAATCGAAAACATCGGCGCTGTTGTCAC ACCCCACAAGTTGGTTCTTCTCCATCCCCATCCCTCTGTGACGAGCGCGCTGTTGCATCAACTCACGTGTGGCGAAGCAAGTTCGCTGTCGACTGCATCTCTGCTTGAGTGCAATCCGCctagagaagaagaacacgaAGACACCCCGGCTGTCCCTGCATCTGGGGACGAGActgtttcttcagcttctccgcagactctttcctctcctccgttccCTTCTTGGGGTCTCGCTTCCCCGCGACAGATGCCGTTTGAGCTACGAGCTCTTGAAGCTCTCTTTGCCGTTGCGCTGGGATCTCTCGAAGCTCTCACCAAAGACTACGTCGACCGCGTTCGCCTGACCATCGCCACTCTAG AACAAGAATCCACGGCGGTTTCGAGAACTTCGCGAAACAACGCCTCAAACGCCTGGTCGCTTGCCACTGCAGATGCGACGCTCTTCACCCTCGTTcactctccgtctcttcatCAACTCATGGTCCTAAAAAATCTTCTTCAG GATATCGAGGCGCGTCTGGAGGCGTTCCGAGGGTGCCTGTCCAAATTGTTaagcgacgacggagacatgGCTGACATGTACCTGACAGATAGACTCGTGTACAC CATTCCTCACGCCCGCGAAGACCACGCTGATGTCGAGCTGCTTCTCGAAGGCTGCCTACAACAAGTCGACGAACTGCAGTACGACATCCTGACAGCGAAGCGATGTGTCATCCACCACGAAGAGCTTACCAAG ATGCACTTGGACGTTTGCCGGAACGCCTACATGCAGATGAACGTCAAAAtttccttgttctcgctGACGACGTCAGTTGCCGCTGTTATCGCTGGCATTTTTGGAATGAATCTGCCCCTCTTCGACTCGCAGGCAGCGCCTGCTCATCACGaaccgctttcttcttctggacattctctctcgagttcgaggggagaagaaaacgccgaGAAAGCCATACCCAGTGCGATCGAGCGACAGCAAGCCACCGTGGAGGTAGCGACAGGAAGTTCACTCGCCCCGTCGGCTTCTCCAGAACAGAAACAAGGCTTGACTacttcttcgttgtcttcccCGGATGTCTCTTGTTGTGGTTCGAGGTCTAGGTCGTGTGATGAGGCGGGTGGACGCTCTGCTGGGGAGAGAGGTGAGACTCGTGTGTGGAGCGCgtcctctgtcgcttcgccGTCGACTCTCCCACACTCGCTGTCTCGTCCAGAGCACCTTCTGGCTGCGTTTTTTCCGTCCGTTTTGGCCTCCTCGCGCAGCGGTGTTTCGACGGGTTGTCTGAGCTCTCTTTGGGAGAGCGTCGCGGTCGAGGAGTGGCAAGAAGCCATGAGAGCGAGACGACAAGCGTTCTCTCGCTGGATCGTCGAtcactctttcttcctcgtgtcCGGCTTTCTCATTCTCCCCACATGCGCATGCGGATTCGTTTTCTGCAACCGCCTCGCCCGCGTCTTTGCTCTCCATGGTTGCTCCTCCGAGCTGTCTATGGGGCGTTCTCAACGGAGAACAACCCCCATGTCGAAgcttgcctctttcttcgccaggccaaaagcagagacaggcgcatTCTTGTCGGGAAAAAAAGCGATTCGACGGCCTCTGTTCATCTTCCCcgccctcttctcgttcAACCGTCACGCCGCAAGGAACATGCCTTTCCCCCCGTCCACTGAGATGCCGACAAGACCACAATCAgagggaaagcgagagggaaagtaa